A section of the Enterococcus montenegrensis genome encodes:
- a CDS encoding PTS galactitol transporter subunit IIC, producing MSTVIDLANKVFQPLINLGAAPLMTIVLTLIALLFKVKFTKALEGGLKLGIALTGIGAIINILSTSFADAMQSFVERTGLSLNITDVGWAPLATITWGSPYTLYFLLIMVIVNIVMLVLNRTNTLDVDIFDIWHLSIVGLFAIFCGANLFIATALVIFIGVLKIINSDLMKPTFNDLLNAPDANPMTTTHMNYMMNPIIMVFDKIFDKVFPWLDKYDFDAAKLNSKIGFWGSKFAIGIYLGIFVGMLAGQTPTQIFALAFTAATCLELFSMIGAWFIAAVEPLSQGITDFASNKLKGRTLNIGLDWPFIAGRAEIWAAANVLAPIMLLEAMILPGNKLLPLGGIIAMGVTPALLVVTRGKLIRMIVIGAIELPVFLWSGTLMAPFITETAKKVGAFPKGLNADALISHTTMEGPVEKFLAYLVGNASQGEITFVLYAALALVAYLLIFVWYAREMKKRNAIYAAEKAK from the coding sequence ATGAGTACAGTTATTGATTTAGCCAACAAGGTCTTTCAACCCTTAATCAATTTAGGGGCAGCGCCATTAATGACAATTGTTTTAACGTTAATCGCACTATTATTCAAAGTAAAATTCACCAAAGCATTAGAAGGTGGGCTTAAATTAGGGATTGCATTAACCGGTATCGGAGCTATTATTAATATTTTATCGACATCATTTGCTGATGCCATGCAATCATTTGTTGAACGTACAGGTCTTTCATTAAATATCACTGACGTTGGTTGGGCTCCTCTTGCTACTATTACTTGGGGCTCCCCTTACACACTTTATTTCTTATTGATTATGGTAATTGTCAATATTGTAATGTTAGTTTTAAATCGTACCAATACATTAGATGTTGATATCTTTGATATTTGGCATTTATCTATCGTTGGCTTATTTGCAATCTTTTGTGGTGCCAACTTGTTTATCGCAACAGCATTGGTTATTTTCATCGGCGTATTGAAAATCATCAACTCTGACTTGATGAAACCAACTTTTAACGATTTATTAAACGCACCTGATGCTAACCCAATGACAACCACCCACATGAACTATATGATGAATCCAATTATTATGGTTTTTGATAAAATTTTTGACAAAGTTTTCCCTTGGTTAGATAAATACGATTTTGATGCTGCTAAATTGAACAGTAAAATCGGTTTTTGGGGTTCTAAATTTGCAATTGGTATTTATTTAGGTATCTTCGTGGGAATGTTAGCTGGACAAACACCAACACAAATCTTCGCTTTAGCATTTACAGCCGCAACCTGTTTGGAGTTATTCTCAATGATTGGTGCTTGGTTTATCGCAGCTGTTGAACCTCTATCACAAGGTATTACTGATTTTGCCAGCAACAAATTAAAAGGTCGCACATTAAACATTGGTTTAGACTGGCCGTTCATCGCAGGCCGTGCCGAAATTTGGGCTGCCGCGAACGTTTTAGCACCAATTATGTTATTAGAAGCTATGATCTTACCTGGTAATAAATTATTGCCACTTGGTGGTATCATTGCAATGGGTGTTACACCAGCATTGTTAGTTGTAACACGTGGGAAATTAATCCGCATGATCGTTATTGGTGCAATCGAATTACCTGTCTTCTTATGGTCTGGTACATTAATGGCACCATTTATTACAGAAACAGCTAAAAAAGTTGGCGCATTCCCTAAAGGTTTAAATGCAGATGCTTTGATTTCTCATACAACGATGGAAGGCCCAGTTGAAAAATTCTTGGCTTACCTAGTCGGAAACGCTTCTCAAGGTGAAATCACCTTTGTCTTATACGCAGCTTTAGCCTTAGTCGCTTACTTATTAATCTTTGTCTGGTATGCACGAGAAATGAAAAAACGTAACGCTATCTACGCTGCCGAAAAAGCAAAATAA
- a CDS encoding DUF960 domain-containing protein, with the protein MFEVFDKKRSRFASVGVVSSMPGELIDSIWFIIDLDLKGVVPLNNLIAFELLNHDGKVTMHFSQENSEVEMDIDLPFPFSYELPQEVYAYDDGKQQTILLPSETNR; encoded by the coding sequence TTGTTTGAAGTATTTGATAAAAAACGTAGCCGCTTTGCTTCTGTTGGCGTTGTTTCTAGCATGCCAGGAGAATTAATTGACAGCATTTGGTTCATTATCGACCTTGATTTAAAAGGAGTAGTACCTTTAAATAATTTAATCGCTTTTGAATTACTAAATCATGATGGCAAAGTGACCATGCATTTTTCGCAAGAAAATAGTGAAGTTGAAATGGATATAGACTTACCTTTCCCATTTTCTTATGAATTGCCCCAAGAAGTTTATGCTTATGACGATGGAAAACAACAAACAATCTTGTTGCCAAGTGAAACAAATCGTTAG
- a CDS encoding oxaloacetate decarboxylase subunit alpha has translation MSKIKFMETVLRDGQQSLIATRMPTRDMLPILKTMDQAGYHALEMWGGATFDACLRFLDEDPWERLRAIRKEVKNTKLQMLLRGQNLLGYKNYADDVVTEFVKKSVENGIDIVRIFDALNDTRNLKTSVEACKAAGGHCQTAISYTTSDFHTVDYFVALAKEMAELGADSICIKDMAGVLVPQAGFELVSRIKDAVSLPVDVHVHATSGIAEMTYLKVAEAGADIIDTAISSFAGGTSQPATESVAIALAGLGYETGLDQEKLEKIADHFNPIRDRFRNEGKLNPKVKDVEPKTLLYKVPGGMLSNLLSQLNEQGLGDKYDKVLAEVPKVRADLGYPPLVTPLSQMVGTQALMNIISGERYKLVPKEIKDYVKGLYGKPPVAISEAIKEKIIGNEKVITERPADLLAPQLSGFEAEIKEYARFMEDVLSYAVFPQQAKDFLGRREDPFYDVPFQNVSVKIEV, from the coding sequence TTGTCAAAAATTAAATTTATGGAAACCGTTTTGCGCGATGGTCAGCAAAGCCTGATTGCCACTAGGATGCCAACTCGGGATATGTTACCGATTTTAAAAACGATGGATCAAGCGGGGTATCACGCATTAGAAATGTGGGGTGGTGCCACTTTTGATGCATGCTTGCGCTTTTTAGACGAAGATCCTTGGGAAAGACTACGAGCTATTCGCAAAGAAGTTAAAAATACCAAACTCCAAATGCTTTTGCGGGGACAAAATTTACTTGGTTACAAAAATTATGCTGATGATGTGGTGACTGAATTTGTCAAAAAATCCGTTGAAAATGGTATCGATATTGTGCGTATTTTTGATGCTTTAAATGATACGCGCAATTTAAAAACTTCTGTGGAAGCTTGTAAAGCAGCTGGGGGACATTGTCAGACCGCAATTTCGTATACAACCAGCGATTTTCATACTGTTGATTATTTTGTCGCCCTAGCAAAAGAGATGGCCGAACTTGGAGCGGATTCTATTTGTATTAAAGATATGGCAGGGGTACTTGTACCTCAGGCCGGGTTTGAACTTGTTAGTCGTATTAAAGATGCTGTTAGTTTACCAGTGGATGTGCACGTGCATGCGACAAGCGGGATTGCGGAGATGACGTATTTAAAAGTAGCTGAAGCCGGAGCAGATATTATTGATACGGCAATTTCTTCTTTTGCTGGCGGGACGAGTCAACCGGCGACAGAATCTGTAGCAATCGCCTTAGCTGGATTAGGTTATGAAACGGGGTTAGATCAAGAAAAATTGGAAAAAATTGCCGATCATTTTAATCCTATTCGCGACCGCTTCAGAAATGAAGGAAAATTAAATCCAAAAGTAAAAGACGTGGAACCAAAAACATTGTTGTATAAAGTGCCTGGTGGGATGTTGTCTAATCTTTTAAGTCAATTAAATGAACAAGGTTTAGGAGATAAGTACGATAAAGTTTTAGCTGAAGTGCCAAAAGTGCGGGCTGACTTAGGTTATCCGCCGTTGGTTACACCGCTGTCACAGATGGTAGGAACGCAAGCGTTAATGAATATTATCAGTGGTGAGCGTTACAAATTAGTACCAAAAGAAATTAAAGACTATGTCAAAGGATTGTACGGCAAGCCGCCAGTAGCAATTTCTGAAGCGATTAAAGAAAAAATTATCGGTAATGAAAAAGTGATTACCGAACGTCCCGCTGACTTACTGGCGCCGCAATTATCAGGTTTTGAAGCCGAGATAAAGGAGTATGCCCGTTTCATGGAAGATGTCTTAAGCTATGCTGTTTTTCCGCAGCAGGCTAAAGATTTCTTGGGCCGCAGAGAAGATCCATTTTACGATGTGCCATTTCAAAATGTCTCGGTGAAAATAGAAGTATAG
- a CDS encoding 16S rRNA pseudouridine(516) synthase, which produces MRLDKLIEEALHTSRKEMKRLFLSGQVTIDGTKERHQNRNVDSQIHKIMVGNQRLFTDEVYYLLDKPAGVVTANSDLNHQTVFDCLKKVDRYPDLYAVGRLDRDTSGFLLLTNNGPLGYDLLHPEKKVAKVYEACINEIVTETDITKFRDGIIFLDGTQCKPANLEILQIDTKNQRSYIRLTIWEGKFHQVKKMFLACGKKVLTLRRLAMGPLYLPENSQPGDYFPLTKAQLTLLKPYFR; this is translated from the coding sequence ATGCGCTTAGACAAATTAATTGAAGAGGCACTACATACCAGCCGCAAAGAAATGAAACGACTTTTTTTAAGTGGACAGGTAACAATTGACGGCACAAAAGAACGCCACCAAAATCGTAACGTCGATAGTCAAATTCATAAAATCATGGTCGGCAATCAACGGCTTTTTACCGACGAAGTCTATTATTTATTAGATAAACCAGCTGGCGTGGTAACTGCTAACTCTGATCTAAACCATCAAACTGTTTTTGATTGTTTAAAAAAAGTTGACAGGTATCCCGATTTATACGCTGTTGGTCGCCTAGATCGCGATACTTCTGGTTTTTTACTTTTAACAAACAACGGGCCACTCGGTTATGATTTATTGCACCCTGAAAAAAAAGTAGCCAAAGTTTATGAAGCTTGCATTAATGAAATCGTAACCGAAACTGATATCACTAAATTTCGAGATGGGATTATCTTTTTGGATGGTACACAGTGCAAACCCGCCAATTTAGAAATACTCCAAATAGATACGAAAAATCAGCGCAGCTATATCCGTCTAACCATCTGGGAAGGTAAATTTCATCAAGTCAAGAAAATGTTTTTAGCTTGTGGAAAAAAAGTACTAACTTTACGCCGACTTGCTATGGGACCTTTATATTTACCTGAAAACTCGCAGCCCGGAGATTATTTTCCCTTAACAAAAGCGCAATTAACCTTATTAAAACCTTATTTTAGATAG
- a CDS encoding YjjG family noncanonical pyrimidine nucleotidase — MNYSTLLFDLDDTLLDFKATEDQALQKLFAQLNMTLTPEIEKYYKTMNHKLWADYEQGKLSRQEVTNGRFQKLFATLGKDVDGPALDQNYRHYLTQGHQLLGNGRRIIADLANKADLYVVTNGVSETQYKRLEDAKLLPYFKDIFVSEDTGYQKPMSEYFDYVARRIPHFVAQKALVIGDSLTSDIKGANNAGLDSVWLNPEAKQLLPDVKPTYEVKVLDQLYPILGASFNEKA, encoded by the coding sequence ATGAATTATTCTACCCTGTTATTTGATTTAGATGATACTTTACTGGACTTTAAAGCAACCGAAGACCAAGCCTTACAAAAGCTCTTTGCTCAGCTGAATATGACCCTAACACCAGAAATTGAAAAATATTACAAGACGATGAATCACAAATTGTGGGCTGATTATGAACAAGGTAAGTTAAGTCGCCAAGAAGTGACCAACGGCCGGTTTCAAAAATTATTTGCAACTTTAGGCAAAGATGTCGATGGTCCCGCGCTTGATCAAAATTATCGCCACTATTTAACCCAAGGACACCAATTATTAGGCAATGGCCGCCGCATTATCGCCGATTTGGCGAATAAAGCCGATTTATATGTCGTAACAAACGGCGTTTCTGAAACGCAATACAAGCGCTTAGAAGACGCAAAATTACTTCCTTATTTTAAAGATATCTTTGTTTCAGAAGATACCGGCTACCAAAAACCAATGTCAGAATATTTTGACTACGTGGCCCGCCGTATTCCCCACTTTGTTGCCCAAAAGGCTTTGGTGATTGGGGACTCTTTAACCTCTGATATTAAGGGAGCTAACAATGCTGGTTTAGACAGTGTCTGGTTAAATCCTGAAGCAAAACAATTATTACCAGATGTCAAACCAACCTATGAAGTCAAAGTATTAGATCAACTCTATCCTATTTTAGGCGCGTCATTTAACGAAAAAGCATAG
- the udk gene encoding uridine kinase encodes MTKNKPIIIGVTGGSGSGKTSVSRAIFNNFPDHSIMMLEQDSYYKDQSNLSFEERLNTNYDHPFAFDTDLLIEHIKKLMCYEAIEKPVYDYVAHTRSKATIVQEPKEVIILEGILILEDERLRDLMDIKIYVDTDDDIRIIRRIKRDMEERGRTLDSVIEQYLSVVKPMYHQFIEPTKRYADIIVPEGGENHVAVDLITTKVASYLS; translated from the coding sequence ATGACAAAGAACAAGCCCATCATTATTGGTGTGACTGGTGGCTCTGGTAGTGGTAAAACAAGTGTCAGCCGGGCAATTTTCAATAATTTTCCCGACCACTCCATCATGATGCTGGAACAAGATTCTTACTACAAAGATCAAAGTAATTTAAGCTTTGAAGAACGCCTGAATACAAACTACGATCATCCTTTTGCTTTTGATACTGATCTTTTGATTGAACATATCAAAAAATTGATGTGTTATGAAGCAATTGAAAAACCCGTTTATGACTATGTGGCCCATACCCGCAGTAAAGCAACCATCGTGCAAGAACCAAAAGAAGTCATTATTTTAGAAGGAATTTTAATTTTAGAAGATGAACGTTTACGGGACTTGATGGATATTAAAATCTATGTGGATACTGATGATGATATTCGCATTATCCGCCGTATTAAACGGGATATGGAAGAACGAGGTCGTACGCTTGACTCGGTCATTGAACAATACTTATCAGTAGTAAAACCAATGTATCACCAATTTATTGAACCAACCAAGCGCTATGCAGATATCATCGTGCCAGAAGGTGGCGAAAATCACGTCGCTGTCGACTTAATTACAACGAAAGTGGCAAGTTATTTGTCATAA
- a CDS encoding 50S ribosomal protein L25/general stress protein Ctc codes for MAVKLNVEKRAIRPRSLRNKLRHEGKVPAVVNGYQIESTPIAVDAAALEKIYREHGANAVIVLSIDGKNVNTLVRGTQSDTFTKKLTHVEFLSVNMTEETEVEAEVLLVGEAAGVKAGGVLTQTLYNVVVSATPDKLPERIEVDVTALEIGDALSVADLPKDADFTIVTDPEEQIVAVSEAQAAEEETEEAPAPEAPAEAE; via the coding sequence ATGGCAGTAAAATTAAATGTAGAAAAAAGAGCAATCCGTCCCCGTTCCCTACGCAATAAATTGCGTCACGAAGGTAAAGTACCAGCAGTTGTAAATGGTTACCAAATTGAAAGTACACCAATTGCAGTTGATGCGGCAGCTCTTGAAAAAATCTATCGTGAACACGGTGCCAATGCTGTTATCGTATTAAGCATTGATGGTAAAAACGTGAACACATTAGTCCGCGGCACACAATCAGATACTTTTACTAAAAAATTGACACACGTTGAATTCTTGTCAGTAAATATGACAGAAGAAACAGAAGTTGAAGCCGAAGTATTGCTTGTCGGCGAAGCAGCAGGCGTGAAAGCCGGCGGTGTGTTGACACAAACATTATACAATGTCGTTGTTTCAGCAACACCAGACAAATTACCAGAACGCATTGAAGTAGATGTTACGGCTCTTGAAATTGGGGATGCCTTATCAGTTGCCGACTTGCCAAAAGATGCTGACTTCACGATTGTAACTGATCCAGAAGAACAAATCGTAGCTGTAAGTGAAGCGCAAGCCGCTGAAGAAGAAACAGAAGAAGCACCAGCACCAGAAGCACCTGCTGAAGCTGAATAA